One region of Halohasta litchfieldiae genomic DNA includes:
- a CDS encoding cation diffusion facilitator family transporter, protein MAGSKSVVLAALVANGAIAILKFFAFVLTGSPSMLSEVYHSISDTGNQVFLLVGIRYSDRAADQSHPFGYGKAQFFYSFLVSVLLFGIAGWESVKHGYEAILNPHTVTVDPITLLGIGPFPAWYVSVVVLLGAIGFELYAFAKANAELQRQITNYGWSGIPEAFKKTSDVTTLTAYTEDTIALLGAALALVGIVLTQLTGNPIYDAVTALLIGLMLMGFAVALAWENKRLLLGESLHPDVESDLRDVIAAHEGVTHVDGFRTMFVGPAEALVTAEVSFDKSLITGDIDEDITQIETELKATDDRVKIVYLEPEL, encoded by the coding sequence ATGGCAGGCAGTAAATCAGTCGTCCTCGCCGCGCTCGTCGCCAACGGAGCGATTGCGATCCTCAAGTTTTTCGCCTTCGTGCTCACCGGCAGCCCCTCCATGTTGTCGGAGGTTTACCATTCGATCTCGGACACCGGCAATCAGGTGTTCCTCTTGGTTGGGATTCGGTACAGCGACCGCGCGGCCGACCAGAGCCACCCCTTCGGCTACGGCAAGGCACAGTTCTTCTACAGCTTTTTGGTGTCGGTGCTGCTGTTCGGCATCGCGGGCTGGGAGTCGGTCAAACACGGTTACGAAGCGATCCTCAATCCCCACACCGTGACCGTCGACCCGATAACCCTCCTCGGAATCGGTCCGTTCCCGGCGTGGTACGTCAGCGTCGTTGTCCTGCTCGGAGCCATCGGCTTCGAGTTATACGCTTTCGCCAAAGCCAACGCCGAACTCCAGCGACAGATCACGAACTACGGCTGGTCCGGCATCCCGGAAGCATTTAAAAAGACCAGTGACGTGACGACGCTGACGGCCTACACCGAAGACACCATCGCGCTGCTCGGAGCCGCCCTCGCACTGGTCGGAATCGTCCTCACCCAACTCACGGGTAACCCGATCTACGACGCGGTAACCGCGCTCCTGATCGGTCTCATGCTGATGGGATTTGCCGTCGCGCTCGCGTGGGAGAACAAACGACTCCTGCTCGGTGAGAGTCTCCATCCCGATGTCGAATCCGATCTCAGGGACGTTATCGCGGCCCACGAAGGCGTTACGCACGTCGACGGGTTCCGAACGATGTTCGTCGGCCCCGCCGAGGCACTCGTCACTGCCGAGGTGAGCTTCGACAAATCGCTGATCACCGGTGACATCGACGAAGATATCACCCAGATCGAGACGGAACTCAAAGCAACCGACGACCGCGTGAAAATCGTCTATCTTGAACCCGAACTCTGA
- a CDS encoding metallophosphoesterase, whose amino-acid sequence MLTIVSDTHSTDGHRLRGRTLKAVRTADLVVHAGDFMIDPVLDAFEDESSTFRGVYGNNDDEAIRSRLPKARTIEYEGVRFAVTHTVRGGNTALTLFGKEREADAVIFGHSHRPTAELSGELPLINPGSHAQPRGNRPAHAELEPVAGGLQGRLVTPDGEVFKQFEIQPR is encoded by the coding sequence ATGCTTACAATCGTCTCCGATACTCACAGCACCGATGGCCACCGTCTCCGCGGGCGCACGCTCAAAGCGGTTCGCACGGCCGACCTCGTCGTCCACGCTGGCGACTTCATGATCGACCCCGTCCTCGATGCCTTCGAGGACGAATCGTCGACGTTCCGAGGCGTCTACGGCAACAACGATGACGAAGCGATCCGCTCGCGGCTCCCCAAAGCCCGAACTATCGAGTATGAGGGCGTCCGGTTCGCCGTAACCCACACGGTTCGCGGGGGGAACACGGCCCTGACACTGTTCGGCAAGGAACGCGAAGCCGATGCGGTCATCTTCGGCCACAGCCACCGCCCGACAGCTGAGTTGTCCGGCGAGCTCCCCCTTATCAATCCGGGGAGCCACGCCCAGCCGCGGGGCAATCGCCCGGCGCATGCCGAACTGGAGCCGGTTGCGGGTGGACTGCAGGGTCGACTCGTGACACCGGATGGCGAGGTGTTCAAACAGTTCGAGATCCAGCCGCGGTGA
- a CDS encoding DUF7859 family protein — MVVSFFDDPVVIGLIVLLVAFVFFGYLLMRRTVLGLREGYEDGQRRE, encoded by the coding sequence ATGGTTGTTTCGTTCTTCGACGATCCCGTGGTTATCGGGCTTATCGTCCTCTTGGTAGCGTTCGTCTTCTTCGGCTATCTGTTAATGCGTCGCACCGTGCTCGGGCTCCGTGAAGGGTACGAAGACGGCCAACGGCGGGAGTAA
- a CDS encoding inorganic phosphate transporter has product MVATGTLLTFGVAAAASLFMAWAIGAGSSGSTPFAPAVGANAISVMRAGLIVGVLGFFGAVFQGANVTEAVGSELIIGEPLTATAAIVGLITAAVLVAIGVFAGYPIATAFTVTGAIVGVGLAMGGAPAWAKYAEIMTLWVLTPFVGGGIAYGIARLLRGDRFDEDYLIALLGGVIGFIIANVGFAFLGPPDGSGSIAGTLGAGLPLPTVAGVDGGQIVAALAVAALSVAVLWFALNRDRTAGQRRFLLVLGGLVAFSAGGSQVGLAIGPLVPLLGSGIEIPLWAVLTGGGFGLLLGSWTGAPRMIKALAQDYSALGPRRSIAALIPSFAIAQTAVAFGIPVSFNEIIVSAIVGSGYAAGNAGVSRRKMIYTVLAWVGSLVLSFVLAYGIFTLITLVR; this is encoded by the coding sequence ATGGTAGCAACTGGCACACTACTCACGTTCGGCGTTGCGGCCGCCGCCAGCCTGTTTATGGCGTGGGCCATCGGGGCCGGCTCCTCGGGCTCTACGCCGTTCGCCCCCGCGGTCGGTGCCAACGCGATCTCCGTCATGCGGGCCGGGCTGATCGTCGGCGTCCTCGGCTTCTTTGGAGCCGTCTTTCAGGGCGCGAACGTCACCGAAGCAGTCGGCAGCGAACTCATCATCGGTGAGCCACTCACCGCGACCGCGGCGATTGTCGGGCTCATCACCGCCGCCGTGTTGGTCGCTATCGGCGTCTTCGCTGGCTACCCGATTGCGACCGCCTTTACGGTCACTGGCGCTATCGTCGGCGTCGGATTGGCGATGGGCGGCGCGCCCGCGTGGGCGAAGTATGCCGAGATCATGACGCTGTGGGTGCTGACGCCGTTTGTTGGCGGCGGCATCGCCTACGGCATCGCTCGCCTCCTCCGGGGCGACCGGTTCGACGAGGATTATCTGATCGCGCTGTTGGGTGGCGTTATCGGCTTTATCATCGCTAACGTCGGCTTCGCATTCCTCGGCCCACCAGATGGCTCCGGTTCGATTGCCGGGACGCTCGGTGCAGGGTTGCCGCTTCCCACGGTGGCTGGCGTCGACGGCGGCCAGATAGTCGCCGCACTCGCCGTGGCGGCGCTGTCAGTTGCGGTGCTTTGGTTCGCGCTCAACCGGGACCGGACGGCCGGCCAGCGGCGGTTCCTGCTCGTGCTCGGTGGGCTCGTGGCGTTCTCGGCCGGCGGCAGTCAGGTCGGGCTGGCGATTGGCCCGCTGGTGCCGTTGCTGGGTAGCGGTATCGAGATCCCACTGTGGGCTGTTCTTACCGGCGGTGGGTTCGGACTCCTGCTTGGCTCGTGGACCGGCGCGCCGCGAATGATCAAAGCACTGGCCCAAGACTACTCCGCGCTCGGCCCCCGGCGCTCAATCGCGGCGCTCATCCCCTCGTTCGCTATCGCCCAGACGGCGGTCGCGTTCGGGATTCCGGTCTCGTTTAACGAGATCATCGTCAGCGCCATTGTTGGCAGCGGCTACGCCGCGGGGAACGCCGGGGTGAGTCGACGGAAAATGATCTACACCGTGCTCGCATGGGTCGGCTCGCTCGTGTTGTCGTTCGTGTTGGCCTACGGGATCTTCACGCTGATTACACTCGTTCGGTGA
- a CDS encoding hemolysin family protein: MLSALQLPAFDTSTLTILGVVGIVILIGLSAFFSSSEIAFFSLPQHRVDSMVDEGIKNSKLVEGLKNDPHRLLVTILVGNNIANIAMSSIATTLFGFYLTQGQAVFAATFGITAVVLLFGESAPKSYAVENTESWALRIAKPLKFSEYLLFPLIFVFDHLTRVINKLLGSSSQIESPYVTRDEIQDIIETGEREGVIEEEEREMLERIFTFNSTIAKEVMTPRLDVTAVSRESTVEEAIQVCISNDHVRVPVYDGNLDNIIGIVNIRDLVREHQYSEGGSNLGDVVQPTLHVPESKNADDLLAEMQENRLQMVIVLDEFGTTEGIITLEDMVEEIVGDILEGDEEEPFERLDDQTTLVRGEVNIHEVNDALDIELPEGEEFETLAGFVFNRAGRLVEEGETFEYDGVEIEIEEVDNTRILKARITVTAEYPKTEVDEEPELT, encoded by the coding sequence ATGCTCTCGGCGTTGCAGCTACCGGCTTTCGACACATCGACGCTCACGATTTTAGGCGTGGTGGGCATCGTCATCCTGATCGGTCTCTCGGCGTTTTTTTCGTCGTCGGAGATCGCTTTCTTCTCGCTGCCCCAACACCGGGTCGACTCGATGGTCGACGAGGGGATCAAAAACTCAAAGCTGGTCGAGGGGCTCAAAAATGACCCCCACCGATTGCTGGTAACGATTCTGGTCGGCAACAACATCGCCAACATCGCGATGTCCTCGATAGCAACCACACTGTTTGGCTTCTATCTCACACAAGGTCAGGCTGTCTTTGCGGCCACCTTCGGAATTACGGCCGTCGTGCTGCTGTTCGGCGAGAGCGCGCCGAAATCCTACGCGGTCGAAAACACCGAATCGTGGGCCCTGCGGATCGCCAAGCCACTGAAGTTCTCCGAATATCTCCTCTTTCCACTGATATTCGTCTTTGACCATCTGACACGAGTGATCAACAAGCTGCTTGGCAGTTCCTCGCAGATCGAATCACCCTACGTCACCCGCGATGAGATTCAGGACATCATCGAAACCGGTGAGCGTGAGGGCGTCATCGAGGAGGAGGAACGCGAGATGCTCGAACGCATTTTCACGTTCAACTCGACGATTGCCAAGGAGGTGATGACGCCCCGACTCGACGTGACTGCGGTCTCCCGTGAGTCGACCGTCGAGGAGGCGATTCAGGTCTGTATCAGCAACGATCACGTTCGGGTGCCCGTCTACGACGGCAACCTCGACAACATCATCGGCATCGTCAACATCCGAGATCTGGTCCGAGAACACCAGTACAGCGAGGGTGGCAGTAACCTCGGCGATGTCGTCCAGCCGACGCTCCACGTCCCCGAGTCGAAGAACGCCGACGACCTGCTGGCCGAAATGCAGGAAAACCGCCTCCAGATGGTGATCGTCCTCGACGAGTTCGGGACGACTGAAGGGATCATCACCCTCGAAGATATGGTCGAGGAGATCGTCGGCGATATTCTCGAAGGCGACGAAGAAGAGCCATTCGAGCGACTCGACGACCAGACGACGCTGGTCCGCGGCGAGGTCAACATCCACGAGGTCAACGATGCGCTGGATATCGAACTGCCGGAGGGCGAGGAGTTCGAAACCCTCGCTGGCTTCGTGTTTAATCGAGCCGGTCGACTCGTCGAGGAGGGCGAGACCTTCGAGTACGACGGCGTCGAGATCGAGATCGAAGAGGTCGACAACACCCGAATCCTGAAAGCACGGATCACCGTTACTGCGGAGTATCCTAAAACAGAGGTCGACGAGGAGCCGGAACTAACGTGA
- a CDS encoding DUF7561 family protein, producing MAKRRCDGCETKVKIAGGIGDFWSFDFTPTGGMILELADGSEHFLCMDCVDKLPDDHDPGADDVAALSTDTEE from the coding sequence ATGGCAAAACGGCGCTGTGATGGCTGTGAGACGAAGGTAAAAATCGCCGGAGGGATCGGTGATTTTTGGAGTTTCGACTTCACGCCAACCGGCGGGATGATCCTCGAACTCGCCGACGGCAGCGAGCATTTCCTCTGTATGGACTGCGTCGACAAGCTTCCCGACGACCACGATCCGGGAGCCGACGACGTGGCCGCACTGTCGACCGACACCGAGGAGTGA
- a CDS encoding helicase C-terminal domain-containing protein yields MKPSRILAEFPAPSFRATQQEALTEIREAFESDNDVVLIRAPTGSGKSLLARSIMGCARDLQTAKPAEVTGAYYTTPQVSQLDDVDADDLLDDLEVIRGKSNYNCILPGEHDTPVNQAPCAREKGFDCTVKHRCPYYSDRAIASGQPMAAMTLAYFMQTAGSDVFGMRDVVVIDEAHGLAEWAEMYATIELSPHRVPVWDDVDIPDINGGHDQVEVAIGFAERLSNVCSAAKDQLTNEPELTPDEVARRDRLGELVSELDWFMEDYRSPDSPTTWVVDQPGGAGTAITIKPLDPARYLHHTVWDRGEKFALLSATILNKDAFCRQVGLDPDRVALVDVEHTFPIENRPLYDVTQGKMTYEHRDDTIPKIARLIVRLMAHHPDEKGIIHAHSYAIAEQLAETLTEFGVGQRVRVHDTENRDAELDAWKASNDPELFIAVKMEEALDLKGDLARWQVLCKAPYLNTNDSRVAQRLEDGQWAWYHRTALRTVIQACGRVVRAPDDYGATYLADSSLLDLFERAESDTPPWFKQQVDRLSKPTLPEFDPQAALAGINATASPSRSGKQTTGQTRTESDADRRKNHPLSDVWGDG; encoded by the coding sequence GTGAAGCCCTCGCGTATTTTGGCGGAGTTCCCCGCCCCCAGCTTCCGTGCGACCCAACAGGAGGCACTCACTGAGATCCGCGAGGCATTTGAATCCGACAACGACGTGGTGCTGATCCGCGCACCCACCGGCAGCGGCAAATCCCTCCTTGCCCGCTCGATCATGGGCTGTGCGCGGGATCTCCAGACCGCCAAACCCGCCGAAGTAACGGGGGCCTACTACACGACCCCGCAGGTCTCCCAACTCGATGACGTCGACGCCGACGACCTGCTGGACGACCTCGAAGTCATCCGCGGCAAAAGCAACTACAACTGTATTCTCCCCGGCGAACACGACACGCCGGTCAATCAGGCCCCCTGCGCCCGGGAGAAGGGGTTTGACTGTACTGTCAAACATCGCTGTCCCTACTATTCGGACCGAGCTATCGCCTCCGGCCAGCCGATGGCCGCGATGACGCTGGCCTATTTTATGCAGACCGCCGGCTCCGACGTGTTCGGGATGCGCGACGTGGTCGTCATCGACGAGGCCCACGGGCTCGCCGAGTGGGCCGAAATGTACGCGACAATCGAGCTCTCGCCCCACCGTGTCCCAGTCTGGGACGATGTCGACATTCCCGACATCAACGGAGGCCACGATCAGGTCGAGGTGGCGATTGGGTTCGCCGAGCGACTCTCGAACGTCTGTTCGGCCGCCAAAGACCAACTGACAAACGAACCGGAGCTAACGCCCGACGAGGTCGCCCGTCGGGACCGACTCGGCGAACTGGTCTCGGAACTCGACTGGTTCATGGAGGACTACCGGAGTCCAGACAGCCCGACGACGTGGGTCGTCGACCAGCCCGGCGGAGCGGGCACCGCGATTACAATCAAACCGCTCGATCCCGCCCGCTATCTGCATCACACGGTCTGGGACCGCGGCGAGAAGTTCGCGCTGCTGTCGGCAACCATACTCAACAAGGACGCCTTCTGTCGACAGGTCGGTCTCGATCCTGACCGCGTCGCGCTGGTGGACGTAGAGCACACGTTCCCAATCGAAAACAGGCCCTTGTACGACGTGACACAGGGGAAAATGACCTACGAACACCGCGACGACACGATCCCCAAAATCGCCCGCCTCATCGTTCGGCTGATGGCCCACCATCCCGACGAGAAAGGGATCATTCACGCCCACTCGTATGCGATTGCCGAGCAGTTGGCCGAAACGCTCACCGAGTTCGGCGTCGGCCAGCGCGTGCGGGTCCATGACACGGAGAACAGAGATGCCGAACTCGACGCCTGGAAGGCCAGCAACGATCCGGAACTGTTCATCGCCGTCAAAATGGAGGAGGCCCTCGACTTAAAAGGCGATCTGGCACGCTGGCAGGTACTGTGTAAAGCTCCGTATTTAAATACGAACGACTCACGGGTCGCCCAGCGGCTCGAAGACGGCCAGTGGGCGTGGTATCACCGGACCGCCCTCCGGACGGTGATTCAGGCCTGCGGGCGGGTCGTGCGCGCGCCGGATGATTACGGCGCGACCTATCTCGCGGATTCGAGTCTGCTTGACCTTTTTGAGCGCGCCGAGAGCGACACCCCGCCGTGGTTCAAACAGCAGGTCGACCGACTCTCGAAGCCGACCCTCCCAGAGTTCGATCCACAGGCGGCGCTCGCTGGAATCAATGCGACAGCATCGCCCAGTCGTTCAGGAAAACAGACTACTGGACAGACACGAACTGAGTCCGACGCCGACCGTCGGAAGAACCATCCGCTGTCGGACGTCTGGGGCGACGGGTGA
- a CDS encoding UPF0175 family protein gives MATNGLMTALTLYRCGTLTFKQAATRAGQTDDTFARTLAQYGIPAHN, from the coding sequence ATGGCAACGAACGGCCTCATGACCGCATTGACACTGTACCGCTGTGGAACCCTCACGTTCAAGCAGGCGGCAACCCGCGCTGGCCAGACCGACGACACCTTCGCCCGGACACTCGCCCAGTACGGCATCCCGGCCCACAACTGA
- a CDS encoding DUF7853 family protein → MSTHIKRLCDSLELPRADAWAAHATVEGWLRAESAPDSDTSIDRLRVGSRLLSRLETDGRLTRDQLSLLADLCQQRLDDDTAPARDRESLAAVVDHVEYTLDMCST, encoded by the coding sequence ATGTCAACACATATCAAACGCCTGTGTGACAGTCTGGAGCTCCCACGTGCGGATGCGTGGGCAGCCCACGCGACTGTCGAAGGCTGGCTTCGCGCCGAATCAGCGCCCGACTCCGACACCAGTATCGACCGGCTGCGTGTCGGCTCGCGGCTCCTGTCACGGCTTGAAACGGACGGGCGGCTGACCCGAGATCAGCTCTCGCTGCTCGCTGACCTCTGTCAACAGCGGCTGGATGACGACACAGCCCCAGCTCGTGATCGTGAGTCGCTTGCCGCAGTCGTCGACCACGTCGAGTATACCCTCGATATGTGTTCGACCTAA
- a CDS encoding LAGLIDADG family homing endonuclease has product MAQAGNQELTDRFIQFYRNYYRDDIGTLAQKYPNEQRSLYVDYDDLYQFDRDLADDYLSQPDQIQEYAEEALRLYDLPADVKLGNAHVRLQNLPDSVDIRGIRVHDNHIGKLVSVQGIIRKATDVRPKITDSAFECQRCGTMNYIPQEDGDFQEPHDCQGCEREGPFKINFDQSEFVDAQKLRIQESPEGLRGGETPQSIDINIEDDVTGKVTAGDHVTVVGVLHIEQMDGNDGKSSLFDLYMDGVSVTIEDEVFEDMDITQEDKTEIIELSNSPDIYEKMVASVAPSIYGYDEEKLAMILQLFSGVTKNLPDGSRIRGDLHMLLIGDPGTGKCVSGETRVTLADGSETEIEELVESNLDDPKPVDDGVWDEVDITIPTLQQDGTLGTGHATKVWKREAPEQLYRITTQTGSSVTVTPSHPLFVQQNAQFTPIRAEDLSVGDFIGVPQTIPSDGSDGLEATYRASQSYNAVELSLPDRWTPELARLLGYIVAEGYVEQREDNTGFVSITNNDEKVLADATQTLSDLGLNTTIREPHDGKDAEELMCSSGEFVSFLEHCDSKLLTGSDTQRVPPAIQSASVEIKAAFLKAYIEGEGHVSATQREISVASMSRELLANVRSLLLSLGISSQLAERQNGSYRLRISGDQFKRYVDEVGFVTERKTQATLKHGSTASNTNRDVVPNIGAELKRIREALELPQASCNLPRSTYQHYERNRRNPSRDALSRVVSAFEDAMTDTTAEQTVIASDGGVDSLTRDVDALRQLADGDVGWEKIETIETVTPDDDWVYDLEVEGTHNYLTNNVISHNSQMLSYIENIAPRSVYTSGKGSSSAGLTAAAVRDDFGDGQQWTLEAGALVLADQGIAAVDELDKMRPEDRSAMHEALEQQQISISKAGINATLKSRCSLLGAANPKYGRFDQYEPIGEQIDLEPALVSRFDLIFTVTDKPDPEHDGMLADHILKTNYAGELNTQRANVPTSEFTQEQVDEVTEQVAPEIDAELLRKYIAHAKRSCFPTMTDEAKAAIREFYVDLRSKGADEDAPIPVTARKLEALVRLAEASARVRLSDTVDEEDATRSVDIVRSCLKDIGVDPETGQFDADVVETGTSKTQRDRIKNIKQLIAEIEDEFEEGAPVDEVLERASEIGMEATKAEKEIENLRRKGELYEPTQGHLRTT; this is encoded by the coding sequence ATGGCTCAGGCAGGGAATCAGGAACTCACTGATCGGTTTATTCAGTTCTACCGTAACTACTACCGCGACGACATCGGGACGCTCGCCCAGAAGTATCCCAACGAACAGCGTTCGCTGTACGTCGACTACGACGACCTCTACCAGTTCGACCGCGATCTCGCCGACGACTATCTCTCCCAACCCGACCAGATCCAGGAGTACGCCGAGGAGGCCCTCCGACTCTACGATCTGCCCGCCGACGTCAAACTCGGCAACGCCCACGTCCGACTACAGAACCTTCCAGACTCCGTGGACATCCGCGGCATCCGGGTCCACGACAACCACATCGGCAAACTCGTCTCCGTACAGGGAATCATCCGCAAAGCCACCGATGTCCGACCCAAAATAACGGATTCGGCGTTCGAATGCCAGCGCTGTGGGACGATGAACTACATTCCACAGGAGGACGGCGACTTCCAGGAACCCCACGACTGTCAGGGCTGCGAGCGCGAAGGCCCATTCAAGATCAACTTCGACCAGTCGGAGTTCGTCGACGCCCAGAAACTCCGCATTCAGGAGAGTCCCGAAGGACTCCGCGGGGGCGAAACCCCACAGAGCATCGATATCAATATCGAAGACGACGTGACCGGGAAAGTCACCGCGGGCGACCACGTCACCGTTGTCGGCGTCCTCCACATCGAGCAGATGGACGGCAACGACGGCAAATCCTCGCTGTTCGACCTCTATATGGACGGCGTCTCGGTCACCATCGAGGACGAGGTGTTCGAGGATATGGACATCACGCAGGAGGACAAAACCGAGATCATCGAACTCTCGAACTCACCGGATATCTACGAGAAGATGGTCGCCTCGGTCGCACCGTCGATCTACGGCTACGACGAAGAGAAACTAGCGATGATTTTGCAGTTGTTTTCGGGTGTGACGAAAAACCTCCCCGATGGCTCTCGGATTCGTGGCGATCTTCATATGCTGCTTATTGGTGACCCTGGTACTGGTAAGTGCGTTTCCGGGGAGACGCGGGTTACGCTCGCTGACGGCTCGGAAACGGAAATCGAGGAGCTTGTCGAATCGAATTTGGACGATCCAAAACCGGTCGACGACGGTGTGTGGGACGAAGTCGACATTACGATCCCGACACTCCAGCAGGACGGGACACTCGGGACTGGCCACGCAACGAAAGTCTGGAAACGTGAGGCCCCCGAGCAATTGTACCGGATCACGACTCAGACGGGGTCATCAGTAACGGTTACTCCATCACATCCGCTGTTCGTCCAGCAGAACGCCCAGTTCACACCAATCCGTGCTGAAGACCTTTCTGTCGGTGATTTTATTGGAGTTCCACAGACGATTCCAAGCGACGGTTCCGATGGACTCGAAGCTACGTATCGAGCATCCCAGTCATACAACGCAGTCGAATTATCATTGCCGGACAGATGGACCCCCGAGTTAGCCCGCTTGCTCGGATACATTGTCGCAGAGGGATACGTTGAGCAGCGCGAGGATAATACTGGCTTCGTCTCGATTACAAATAATGACGAGAAAGTCTTAGCCGATGCTACACAGACGCTTTCGGATCTTGGATTGAACACTACGATTCGAGAACCACACGATGGAAAGGATGCCGAGGAACTCATGTGCTCGTCAGGGGAGTTCGTAAGCTTCCTTGAGCACTGTGACAGCAAACTGCTCACTGGCTCGGACACACAGCGAGTACCACCCGCAATTCAGAGCGCGTCAGTCGAAATCAAAGCCGCATTCCTCAAAGCGTATATCGAGGGCGAAGGACACGTTTCAGCGACGCAACGAGAGATTTCAGTTGCCTCGATGAGTCGTGAGCTGTTGGCAAACGTCCGAAGCCTGCTGCTCTCGCTCGGTATCTCTTCGCAGCTTGCAGAACGACAGAACGGCAGTTACCGACTCCGAATCAGTGGAGACCAATTCAAACGGTACGTCGACGAGGTCGGATTTGTTACGGAACGGAAAACACAGGCTACACTGAAACACGGTAGTACAGCAAGCAATACAAACCGCGATGTAGTGCCGAATATCGGGGCCGAGCTCAAACGAATTCGGGAGGCGCTTGAGCTCCCACAGGCTTCGTGCAACCTTCCACGAAGCACGTATCAGCATTATGAGCGAAACCGACGAAATCCAAGCCGTGACGCGCTCTCACGCGTCGTATCTGCATTCGAAGATGCGATGACAGACACAACCGCTGAACAGACAGTCATTGCTTCTGACGGTGGTGTCGACAGCCTCACGCGAGATGTTGACGCGCTCCGACAGTTGGCTGATGGCGACGTTGGATGGGAGAAAATCGAGACGATTGAGACAGTCACCCCCGACGACGACTGGGTCTACGATCTGGAAGTCGAGGGAACTCACAACTACCTCACGAACAACGTCATCTCCCACAACTCCCAAATGCTATCATATATCGAGAATATTGCCCCGAGATCGGTGTACACCTCCGGGAAGGGCAGCAGTTCGGCCGGGCTTACTGCGGCAGCTGTAAGAGATGACTTCGGCGACGGCCAGCAGTGGACCCTCGAAGCCGGTGCGCTCGTGTTGGCCGACCAAGGGATCGCAGCGGTTGACGAGCTAGATAAAATGCGACCGGAAGACCGGTCGGCTATGCATGAAGCTCTTGAGCAGCAACAGATCAGTATCTCGAAAGCAGGGATCAACGCCACGCTCAAATCTCGGTGTTCACTGCTCGGCGCGGCGAATCCGAAGTACGGCCGGTTCGACCAGTACGAACCAATCGGCGAGCAGATCGATCTCGAACCCGCACTCGTCTCGCGGTTCGATCTCATCTTTACGGTTACTGACAAGCCCGACCCCGAACACGACGGCATGCTGGCCGACCACATCCTCAAGACAAACTACGCGGGTGAGTTGAACACGCAACGCGCCAACGTGCCGACCTCGGAGTTCACCCAGGAGCAGGTCGACGAGGTAACCGAACAGGTCGCCCCCGAGATCGACGCCGAACTCCTTCGGAAGTATATCGCCCACGCCAAACGCTCCTGTTTCCCGACGATGACCGACGAGGCCAAAGCCGCAATTCGGGAGTTCTACGTCGACCTGCGCTCGAAAGGGGCCGATGAGGACGCGCCGATTCCGGTCACGGCCCGAAAGCTGGAGGCACTCGTCAGGCTGGCGGAGGCCAGCGCACGGGTACGGCTCTCGGATACCGTCGACGAGGAGGACGCGACCCGATCCGTTGATATCGTTCGCTCCTGTCTGAAGGATATCGGTGTCGACCCCGAGACTGGCCAGTTCGATGCCGACGTGGTCGAGACGGGGACCTCGAAAACCCAACGGGACCGGATCAAGAACATCAAGCAGCTGATCGCCGAGATCGAAGACGAGTTCGAGGAGGGCGCACCGGTCGACGAAGTGCTTGAACGGGCTAGCGAGATCGGCATGGAGGCCACCAAAGCCGAAAAAGAAATCGAGAACCTCCGCCGGAAAGGCGAACTGTACGAACCGACCCAAGGTCACCTTCGGACGACATAG